A genomic stretch from Anabrus simplex isolate iqAnaSimp1 chromosome 2, ASM4041472v1, whole genome shotgun sequence includes:
- the LOC136863505 gene encoding RNA polymerase II subunit A C-terminal domain phosphatase-like, translating into MSTSSVLIVFPPGKSGKISTWKVKEGASVSVGCVLLLYDINTGNGQQEQKKLKSTQIGIVRKLLAKEGDTIQPGMAILELEECTHPVVMNAMCAKCGSDLKTGNQTLSASVPNVYSIPQLKVSEEQAEILGNADEVRLLKEKKLVLLVNLDQTLIHTTNDNIPPNLNDVYHFQLYGPNSPWYHTRIRPGTQRFLSEMSKFYELHICTFGARNYAHMIAMFLDPYGQYFSHRIMSRDECFNPNSKTANLKALFPCGDNMVCIIDDREDVWNYPPNLIHVKPYHFFQHTGDINAPPGLAKCENDEKEGFDFTKLGNEGKKPMPKEKSVVNCSKTEAPAAEEGDINEDKKVQTEQECGKKDHTELESDRKTLSEKEQTKGVEVSETKTKSSEHAGENCVTVSNVKDDLEIMDNENEQDWNKCKSLDSADGKTVISKECGCDRDRTPEKVSDAANDKCKNVYGNDTDELVEVEDTDDYLLYLEEILKTIHHAFYELCDEEQEGIPDLKNVISYVRHKVLTGTHLVFSGLVPRNVELEKSRVYQVAISLGAKVTQDITPQTTHLVAVRPDTAKVNIARWMKGIFIVTPEWLWCCAERWEHVNELLYPVKHSGTTNGHLPPHCGSPEPNPAVNAVHQQPAIRHRTPSGRFMDTINPLISFSPEDIASMDREVEDIFNESESDGEEVKKGEKVKSEPLPKDEESSSSSSCSTDTLSGEHPHDKLHRKRFATDLDSDDFEDNSPIVKFRCGKDLPSDLDLGEEEDSSNSSDEPPDEVDDGEWNMMGAALEREFLSED; encoded by the coding sequence ATGAGTACCAGTAGTGTGTTGATAGTGTTCCCTCCAGGAAAATCAGGAAAAATTTCAACGTGGAAAGTGAAAGAAGGAGCATCTGTGTCCGTGGGATGTGTATTATTATTGTACGATATAAATACCGGCAACGGGCAGCAAGAACAGAAGAAATTAAAGTCTACACAAATAGGAATTGTACGCAAGCTGTTGGCCAAAGAAGGAGATACAATTCAGCCAGGGATGGCAATTTTGGAATTGGAAGAATGTACTCATCCAGTTGTTATGAATGCAATGTGTGCTAAGTGTGGATCAGATTTAAAGACAGGAAACCAGACACTGAGTGCTTCAGTACCCAATGTCTATAGCATACCTCAATTGAAAGTGAGCGAAGAGCAAGCAGAAATTTTGGGGAATGCAGATGAAGTTCGTTTACTGAAGGAGAAAAAGCTTGTGTTATTGGTAAATTTGGATCAGACTTTGATTCATACTACAAACGATAATATTCCTCCAAATTTGAACGATGTGTACCATTTCCAGTTGTATGGACCTAATTCTCCTTGGTATCACACTCGCATTCGGCCTGGAACCCAGAGGTTTCTTAGTGAAATGAGCAAGTTTTATGAGTTACACATCTGTACATTTGGGGCACGCAATTATGCTCATATGATTGCTATGTTCTTAGATCCGTATGGACAATATTTTTCTCATCGAATTATGTCGCGAGATGAGTGCTTTAATCCAAATTCAAAAACTGCAAATCTCAAGGCTCTATTTCCATGTGGAGACAACATGGTTTGCATTATTGATGATCGGGAGGATGTGTGGAATTATCCTCCCAATTTGATTCATGTTAAACCCTACCATTTTTTTCAACATACTGGAGATATTAATGCACCACCTGGACTAGCAAAGTGTGAGAATGATGAAAAAGAAGGATTTGACTTCACTAAGTTAGGGAATGAAGGGAAAAAGCCCATGCCAAAGGAGAAATCTGTTGTAAACTGTTCAAAGACAGAAGCTCCTGCTGCTGAAGAAGGAGATATAAATGAGGATAAGAAAGTTCAAACTGAACAAGAATGTGGTAAGAAAGATCACACTGAACTAGAAAGTGATAGGAAAACTTTGAgtgaaaaagaacaaacaaaaggtgtagaagtgagtgAAACTAAGACTAAAAGCAGTGAACATGCTGGTGAAAACTGTGTTACTGTTTCTAATGTTAAAGATGATTTAGAGATTATGGATAATGAAAATGAACAGGATTGGAATAAATGTAAAAGTTTAGACTCTGCTGATGGCAAAACTGTCATATCTAAAGAATGTGGTTGTGATAGAGATAGGACTCCTGAGAAGGTTAGTGATGCTGCAAATGAtaaatgtaaaaatgtttatgGTAATGATACAGACGAGTTGGTTGAGGTAGAAGATACTGATGACTATCTGTTGTATTTAGAGGAAATACTGAAGACTATTCACCATGCATTCTATGAACTCTGTGATGAAGAACAAGAAGGCATACCTGATTTAAAGAATGTAATATCATATGTGCGTCATAAAGTGCTTACCGGAACCCATCTAGTGTTCAGCGGCCTCGTTCCTAGAAATGTTGAACTTGAGAAGAGTAGGGTTTATCAAGTGGCTATTTCATTAGGTGCTAAAGTGACTCAAGACATTACCCCTCAAACCACCCATTTAGTAGCAGTGAGGCCTGACACAGCAAAAGTGAATATAGCTCGGTGGATGAAAGGAATTTTTATTGTCACTCCTGAATGGTTGTGGTGTTGTGCTGAACGCTGGGAACATGTAAATGAGTTGTTATACCCTGTGAAACATTCAGGAACGACAAATGGACATCTGCCCCCTCACTGTGGCAGTCCAGAACCTAACCCTGCTGTGAATGCTGTTCATCAGCAGCCAGCCATACGACATAGAACCCCTAGTGGACGATTCATGGATACAATTAATCCTTTGATATCTTTTTCTCCTGAAGACATTGCTAGTATGGACCGTGAAGTTGAAGATATCTTCAATGAATCTGAAAGCGATGGCGAAGAAGTCAAAAAGGGAGAGAAAGTGAAGTCAGAGCCTCTTCCGAAGGATGAAGAatcgagtagtagtagtagctgttcAACAGATACTCTATCAGGAGAACATCCACATGATAAACTTCATCGGAAGAGATTTGCTACCGATTTAGACTCTGATGATTTTGAGGATAACTCACCCATTGTTAAGTTTCGTTGTGGTAAGGATCTGCCTAGTGATCTGGACCTTGGTGAAGAGGAAGATTCTAGTAACAGTAGTGATGAACCACCTGATGAGGTAGATGATGGAGAGTGGAACATGATGGGTGCTGCTCTAGAGAGAGAGTTCCTTTCTGAGGATTAG